In uncultured Bacteroides sp., one genomic interval encodes:
- a CDS encoding MBL fold metallo-hydrolase: protein MEITILGSGTSTGIPEVGCTCPVCTSSDPHDNRLRASALVKTKGTNILIDCGPDFREQMLVHSKYGRLDGVLITHEHYDHVGGIDDLRPFCRFGEVPLYTEENTAQRLRTRMPYCFSEHKYPGIPQISITNVSTEFPFHIGDVEILPLRIYHGKSPILGYKIENMAYITDMLTMPQEEYSKLKGLDCLIMNALRIEPHITHQTLDQAIENARRIGAKQTWFIHMSHHLGLHAEVEKKLPPNMHLAYDRLVIKP from the coding sequence ATGGAAATTACAATTTTAGGAAGCGGTACATCTACAGGAATACCAGAAGTTGGCTGCACTTGTCCTGTATGTACTTCTTCTGATCCACATGATAATAGACTCAGAGCTTCTGCCTTAGTTAAAACAAAAGGAACAAACATTCTGATAGATTGTGGTCCTGATTTTCGGGAACAGATGCTAGTACATTCTAAGTATGGACGCTTAGATGGTGTACTTATTACCCATGAGCATTACGATCACGTAGGTGGTATAGACGACCTGCGCCCTTTTTGCCGCTTTGGAGAGGTCCCTCTTTATACAGAGGAGAATACCGCTCAACGATTGAGAACACGTATGCCTTATTGTTTTTCAGAACATAAATATCCTGGGATTCCTCAGATTTCAATAACTAATGTTAGTACTGAATTTCCTTTTCATATTGGAGATGTTGAGATATTACCTTTAAGAATCTACCACGGGAAGAGTCCAATTTTAGGATATAAAATTGAAAACATGGCATACATCACTGATATGCTCACTATGCCTCAGGAAGAATACAGCAAGCTAAAAGGTCTTGATTGTCTCATTATGAATGCCTTAAGAATAGAGCCTCACATTACACATCAAACCTTGGACCAAGCCATTGAAAATGCCAGACGCATTGGAGCAAAGCAAACCTGGTTTATCCACATGAGCCACCACTTGGGATTGCATGCTGAGGTCGAAAAAAAACTTCCACCCAATATGCATCTTGCATATGATAGACTTGTGATTAAACCTTAG